Proteins co-encoded in one Brassica rapa cultivar Chiifu-401-42 chromosome A02, CAAS_Brap_v3.01, whole genome shotgun sequence genomic window:
- the LOC103853752 gene encoding pectinesterase inhibitor 12-like codes for MKILLCLVMFFLLVNGFATAQNLIQDSCKKAAASNPKIKLDFCVKTLEGNPQSKGAKSLADLVMASTKNAATKTTSLKAMADKILSGKKFAKDSEMPLRDCLELYTDATASLNEAMTSVKSRKNKTAKVGMSAAMDAPSTCETGFKERKTPQKSPFTKDNDVLTQTISICLALTTMLK; via the coding sequence atgaaaATTTTGCTTTGCCTAGTAATGTTCTTTCTCCTCGTCAACGGTTTTGCGACCGCACAAAATCTCATTCAAGATTCTTGCAAGAAAGCTGCAGCTTCAAACCCCAAAATCAAACTTGATTTCTGCGTCAAGACCCTTGAAGGTAACCCGCAGAGCAAGGGCGCGAAAAGCCTGGCCGACTTGGTCATGGCCTCGACCAAGAACGCTGCCACCAAAACGACCAGCTTGAAAGCAATGGCTGACAAGATTCTCTCGGGGAAGAAGTTCGCAAAGGACAGTGAGATGCCGCTACGCGACTGCCTTGAGCTTTATACAGACGCTACTGCTTCCTTGAACGAAGCTATGACGAGCGTTAAATCGCGTAAAAACAAAACCGCCAAGGTGGGTATGAGTGCTGCAATGGATGCGCCTAGCACTTGCGAAACTGGtttcaaagaaagaaaaacgcCTCAGAAGTCACCGTTTACGAAAGACAACGATGTGTTGACTCAGACTATTTCTATTTGTTTAGCTCTTACAACAATGTTGAAATGA